One part of the Homo sapiens chromosome 19, GRCh38.p14 Primary Assembly genome encodes these proteins:
- the CYP4F12 gene encoding cytochrome P450 4F12 isoform X1 — translation MSLLSLPWLGLRPVATSPWLLLLLVVGSWLLARILAWTYAFYNNCRRLQCFPQPPKRNWFWGHLGLITPTEEGLKNSTQMSATYSQGFTVWLGPIIPFIVLCHPDTIRSITNASAAIAPKDNLFIRFLKPWLGEGILLSGGDKWSRHRRMLTPAFHFNILKSYITIFNKSANIMLDKWQHLASEGSSRLDMFEHISLMTLDSLQKCIFSFDSHCQERPSEYIATILELSALVEKRSQHILQHMDFLYYLSHDGRRFHRACRLVHDFTDAVIRERRRTLPTQGIDDFFKDKAKSKTLDFIDVLLLSKDEDGKALSDEDIRAEADTFMFGGHDTTASGLSWVLYNLARHPEYQERCRQEVQELLKDRDPKEIEWSTTPSALTQRTARGGHLWLLFLSPQGPGTASGRRSPWRR, via the exons ATGTCGCTGCTGAGCCTGCCCTGGCTGGGCCTCAGACCGGTGGCAACGTCCCCATGGCTACTCCTGCTGCTGGTTGTGGGCTCCTGGCTACTCGCCCGCATCCTGGCTTGGACCTATGCCTTCTATAACAACTGCCGCCGGCTCCAGTGTTTCCCACAGCCCCCAAAACGGAACTGGTTTTGGGGTCACCTGGGCCTG ATCACTCCTACAGAGGAGGGCTTGAAGAACTCGACCCAGATGTCGGCCACCTATTCCCAGGGCTTTACGGTATGGCTGGGTCCCATCATCCCCTTCATCGTTTTATGCCACCCTGACACCATCCGGTCTATCACCAATGCCTCAG CTGCCATTGCACCCAAGGATAATCTCTTCATCAGGTTCCTGAAGCCCTGGCTGG GAGAAGGGATACTGCTGAGTGGCGGTGACAAGTGGAGCCGCCACCGTCGGATGCTGACGCCCGCCTTCCATTTCAACATCCTGAAGTCCTATATAACGATCTTCAACAAGAGTGCAAACATCATGCTT GACAAGTGGCAGCACCTGGCCTCAGAGGGCAGCAGTCGTCTGGACATGTTTGAGCACATCAGCCTCATGACCTTGGACAGTCTACAGAAATGCATCTTCAGCTTTGACAGCCATTGTCAGGA GAGGCCCAGTGAATATATTGCCACCATCTTGGAGCTCAGTGCCCTTGTAGAGAAAAGAAGCCAGCATATCCTCCAGCACATGGACTTTCTGTATTACCTCTCCCATGACGGGCGGCGCTTCCACAGGGCCTGCCGCCTGGTGCATGACTTCACAGACGCTGTCATCCGGGAGCGGCGTCGCACCCTCCCCACTCAGGGTATTGATGATTTTTTCAAAGACAAAGCCAAGTCCAAGACTTTGGATTTCATTGATGTGCTTCTGCTGAGCAAG GATGAAGATGGGAAGGCATTGTCAGATGAGGATATAAGAGCAGAGGCTGACACCTTCATGTTTGGAG GCCATGACACCACGGCCAGTGGCCTCTCCTGGGTCCTGTACAACCTTGCGAGGCACCCAGAATACCAGGAGCGCTGCCGACAGGAGGtgcaagagcttctgaaggaccGCGATCCTAAAGAGATTGAATG